Genomic DNA from Peribacillus simplex:
AAAGAAAAAAATCGCCAATACTATCGTTGCACGATGTAAAATCAGGTCCAAACCGCGTGCCTTTTGCTTTCCGAATAGCTGCTCAGCACCGCCGGCAATCGCACCGGATAAACCTGCACTCTTACCTGATTGAAGCAATACCGTCACAATGAGGGCGATACTGACAATCACTAAAAGCGTTATGAGAAATGCATGCATGCAATTACACCTCCTGAAGAACCAATAAACAATTACTTTAACTTTACCACACCCAATAAATATCCACAATCTTTGTTATACTATGATGGTAAGAATTCCTAAAAACCCATAGTCATTTATTTCTTTTTGAAACAAAGTTTGAGATAATTTGAATAAATAGAGAAAGAGGTGTCAATATGTTTAAGTCCATACTTCGGATTCTTGATCTCCTGACCATCCTATTCTCGGCGGTTGCCGGCTATTCTTTATGGACAGGCGGTAGCAATTTTATCAGTGTCCTATTAATTATCCTATCACCGCTTTTATTGCTGCTGGCAAAGTATCACGGAAATCGATACTTATTATTTGCTGCATATATCACGACAACCGTTTATTTTACTGCTATTATTTATAATGGACTTTCCAATAGCGGTACCGACTTTTTCCAATCAAGCTTCAATGTCCTCCTGATCGGGGCGGCAGCCGCCTTGCTGAGCGTCATAGCAGCGGTCATTGGGTTTGGGACCAATACTCTTACGATTC
This window encodes:
- the secG gene encoding preprotein translocase subunit SecG → MHAFLITLLVIVSIALIVTVLLQSGKSAGLSGAIAGGAEQLFGKQKARGLDLILHRATIVLAIFFFALTLLVAFFDV